Proteins found in one Phocoena sinus isolate mPhoSin1 chromosome 5, mPhoSin1.pri, whole genome shotgun sequence genomic segment:
- the THAP6 gene encoding THAP domain-containing protein 6 isoform X1 — MVKCCSAIGCASRCLPNSKLKGLTFHVFPTDENVKRKWVLAMKRLDVNAVDIWEPKKGDVLCSRHFKKTDFDRSTPNIKLKPGVIPSIFDSPSHSQGKRENLHCRKNFTLKALPVTNHNHQLVGASSCIEEFQSQFIFEHSYSVMDSPKKLKHKLDQVISELEDTKKSLRNVLGRERRLQKSLRKTIRELKDECLISKETANRLEAFSWEWCQESIEQDYIS; from the exons ATGGTGAAATGTTGCTCGGCCATTGGATGTGCTTCTCGCTGTTTACCAAATTCCAAGCTAAAAGGACTGACATTTCACGT attccccacAGATGAAAACGTCAAAAGAAAATGGGTATTAGCAATGAAAAGACTTGATGTGAATGCTGTAGACATTTGGGAGCCTAAAAAAGGAGATGTGTTGTGTTCAAGGCACTTTAAGAAGACAGATTTTGACAGAAGTACTCCAAATATTAAACTGAAACCTGGAGTCATACCTTCTATCTTTGATTCCCCATCTCACTCACAG gggaaaagagaaaatcttcattGTAGGAAAAACTTCACCCTCAAAGCCCTTCCAGTCACAAACCACAATCACCAGCTTGTTGGTGCTTCCTCGTGTATCGAAGAATTCCAGTCCCAGTTCATTTTT GAACATAGCTACAGTGTGATGGACAGTCCAAAGAAACTTAAGCATAAATTAGATCAAGTGATCAGCGAGCTAGAGGATACCAAGAAAAGTCTGCGGAATGTTTTAGGCCGAGAAAGACGTTTACAAAAATCATTGAGGAAGACAATCAGGGAATTAAAGGATGAATGTCTCATCAGCAAAGAAACAGCAAATAGACTGGAAGCTTTCTCTTGGGAGTGGTGTCAGGAGAGCATAGAACAAGACtatatttcatga
- the THAP6 gene encoding THAP domain-containing protein 6 isoform X2: protein MKRLDVNAVDIWEPKKGDVLCSRHFKKTDFDRSTPNIKLKPGVIPSIFDSPSHSQGKRENLHCRKNFTLKALPVTNHNHQLVGASSCIEEFQSQFIFEHSYSVMDSPKKLKHKLDQVISELEDTKKSLRNVLGRERRLQKSLRKTIRELKDECLISKETANRLEAFSWEWCQESIEQDYIS from the exons ATGAAAAGACTTGATGTGAATGCTGTAGACATTTGGGAGCCTAAAAAAGGAGATGTGTTGTGTTCAAGGCACTTTAAGAAGACAGATTTTGACAGAAGTACTCCAAATATTAAACTGAAACCTGGAGTCATACCTTCTATCTTTGATTCCCCATCTCACTCACAG gggaaaagagaaaatcttcattGTAGGAAAAACTTCACCCTCAAAGCCCTTCCAGTCACAAACCACAATCACCAGCTTGTTGGTGCTTCCTCGTGTATCGAAGAATTCCAGTCCCAGTTCATTTTT GAACATAGCTACAGTGTGATGGACAGTCCAAAGAAACTTAAGCATAAATTAGATCAAGTGATCAGCGAGCTAGAGGATACCAAGAAAAGTCTGCGGAATGTTTTAGGCCGAGAAAGACGTTTACAAAAATCATTGAGGAAGACAATCAGGGAATTAAAGGATGAATGTCTCATCAGCAAAGAAACAGCAAATAGACTGGAAGCTTTCTCTTGGGAGTGGTGTCAGGAGAGCATAGAACAAGACtatatttcatga